The following proteins are encoded in a genomic region of Streptomyces lunaelactis:
- a CDS encoding CBS domain-containing protein, whose translation MTTARDIMHPGAQWIPAHETLDRAAQLMRQLDVGALPIADADERLCGILTDRDIVIGCVAMGHDPSKVTAADMAKGTPRWIDAGSDVDAVLQEMQGHQIRRLPVIENKRLVGMISEADLAHHLSDQQIAAWAERVYANG comes from the coding sequence ATGACCACCGCCAGAGACATCATGCACCCCGGGGCCCAGTGGATCCCGGCCCACGAGACCCTCGACCGGGCCGCGCAGCTGATGCGGCAGCTCGATGTGGGGGCGCTGCCCATAGCCGACGCCGACGAACGGCTCTGTGGCATCCTCACCGACCGCGACATCGTCATCGGCTGTGTCGCCATGGGCCACGACCCGTCGAAGGTCACCGCGGCCGACATGGCCAAGGGCACACCGCGCTGGATCGACGCCGGTTCCGACGTGGACGCGGTGCTGCAGGAGATGCAGGGCCACCAGATCCGCCGGCTCCCGGTGATCGAGAACAAGCGCCTGGTGGGAATGATCAGCGAGGCCGATCTGGCCCACCATCTGAGCGACCAGCAGATCGCCGCCTGGGCGGAGCGGGTCTACGCGAACGGCTGA
- a CDS encoding alpha/beta fold hydrolase, which translates to MTFVRVGGVPHHVVVEGSGPVCVLSAGLAMSWFDWDQVVPLLAPYRTVVRFDRPGHGLSGPAAVPPSAAGEGHRIADILDALGLDGPSTVVGHSIAGFHAEAFARLHPARTAAVVLLDSSIEEHARVPAAPAVRTAVAHGVGSALSAAGIPAALGPLTRRAVVRLSRTGGGDPAPAALVRRCYATSRVLQGALLENTHYLAVAAELLALRERHALPGAPVTVLAATAGGARWVERQRTLARQLGARFEAVDPAGHLMMLDRPDAVARAVLDAGDARDAGEVVREERPQPFA; encoded by the coding sequence GTGACCTTTGTACGGGTGGGAGGCGTGCCGCACCATGTGGTCGTCGAGGGCAGCGGCCCGGTCTGCGTACTGAGCGCGGGCCTCGCGATGAGCTGGTTCGACTGGGACCAGGTCGTGCCGCTGCTCGCGCCGTACCGCACCGTCGTCCGCTTCGACCGGCCGGGACACGGGCTGAGCGGCCCGGCCGCCGTACCGCCGTCCGCCGCCGGTGAGGGCCATCGCATCGCGGACATCCTCGACGCGCTCGGCCTGGACGGGCCCTCCACCGTCGTCGGCCACTCGATCGCCGGCTTCCACGCCGAGGCCTTCGCCCGCCTGCACCCCGCCCGTACCGCGGCCGTCGTCCTGCTCGACTCGTCCATCGAGGAGCACGCGCGCGTGCCCGCCGCGCCCGCGGTCCGCACCGCCGTGGCACACGGTGTCGGCAGCGCGCTCAGCGCCGCCGGAATCCCCGCCGCCCTGGGGCCGCTCACCCGCCGCGCCGTGGTCCGGCTCTCCCGCACCGGCGGCGGCGACCCGGCCCCGGCCGCACTCGTGCGCCGCTGCTACGCGACCTCCCGGGTGCTCCAGGGCGCCCTGCTGGAGAACACCCACTACCTCGCGGTCGCCGCCGAACTCCTCGCCCTGCGCGAGCGCCACGCCCTCCCCGGCGCCCCGGTCACCGTCCTCGCCGCGACGGCGGGCGGGGCGCGCTGGGTGGAGCGGCAGCGCACCCTGGCCCGGCAGCTCGGAGCCCGCTTCGAGGCGGTCGATCCGGCGGGCCACCTGATGATGCTGGACCGCCCGGACGCGGTGGCCCGGGCGGTCCTGGACGCAGGCGACGCACGGGACGCGGGGGAGGTCGTACGAGAAGAGCGGCCTCAGCCGTTCGCGTAG
- a CDS encoding DUF6153 family protein, producing the protein METGRRARYGRLLLFVVLLFGIATMHTLGHPVLGHGGGTPEHTVASSTMHSPTDMAMDMAMEMAPLGHQPAADPADLPPAGRELPGPGTDPMTVCLAVLATFTLVLLAAGLLRTDPVALLTARQARILRALRPNPPPRKTLLARLSVLRI; encoded by the coding sequence ATGGAGACCGGTCGGCGCGCGCGGTACGGACGGCTGTTGCTGTTCGTGGTGCTGCTGTTCGGGATCGCCACGATGCACACGCTGGGGCACCCGGTGCTCGGTCACGGCGGCGGGACGCCGGAGCACACGGTCGCGTCCTCGACGATGCACTCGCCGACGGACATGGCGATGGACATGGCGATGGAGATGGCGCCCCTCGGGCACCAGCCCGCCGCCGATCCCGCCGATCTGCCGCCCGCCGGGAGGGAGTTGCCCGGCCCGGGCACGGACCCGATGACCGTGTGTCTCGCCGTGCTGGCCACCTTCACCCTCGTCCTGCTGGCCGCGGGGCTGCTCCGGACCGACCCCGTCGCCCTGCTCACGGCCCGGCAGGCCCGGATACTGCGCGCGCTGCGGCCCAACCCGCCTCCCCGCAAGACGCTCCTCGCCCGGCTGTCGGTACTGCGGATCTAG
- a CDS encoding multicopper oxidase family protein, protein MSTHPTRRAVLGAAIAAAGTGVLAACSDASGSPGTDHGPMNHGSSTEATPAGYVAPDGPEVAAAEAKRGSGPVRSVRLTATATPLDLGGGRTVTSWAYGDRLPGQEVRVTAGDTLALSLANNLPQSTSVHWHGLAMRNDMDGVPGLTQSPVKAGASFDYRFTVPDPGTYWFHPHSGVQQDRGLYAPLIVEDPKEPLKYDREWVVILDDWVDGIDGSTPDGVLAELSGGMADHAGHAAASPTGTVNGPSRVLMGATSPLLGGDAGDVAYPYYLVNGRTAEAPSVFDAKPGDRIRLRIINAGGDTAFRVALGGHQLTVTHTDGFPVQHARADALLLGMGERYDVLVTAGDGVFPLTAVAEGKEAKDRKAAAMALLRTGGGTAPTASVRPKELAGKLLTADRLKAAESVALPARKPDRTIELRLTGNMEQYNWAFDSVPYTPDQRHPVRAGERVRLVFSNNTKMWHPIHLHGHSFALGADAGGARKDTASLLPRGRLTVDFDADNPGLWMVHCHNVYHSEAGMMTVLGYQK, encoded by the coding sequence ATGTCCACTCACCCCACGCGCCGCGCCGTGCTCGGCGCCGCGATCGCCGCCGCCGGTACGGGAGTTCTTGCCGCCTGCTCCGACGCCTCCGGCTCTCCGGGCACGGACCACGGCCCGATGAACCACGGCAGCTCCACGGAGGCGACCCCGGCGGGCTATGTCGCCCCCGACGGCCCGGAGGTCGCCGCCGCCGAGGCGAAGCGCGGCTCGGGCCCGGTCCGCTCGGTCAGGCTGACCGCGACGGCCACCCCGCTCGATCTCGGCGGCGGCCGTACGGTCACGTCCTGGGCGTACGGCGACCGGCTGCCCGGCCAGGAGGTCCGCGTCACGGCGGGTGACACGCTCGCGCTCAGCCTCGCCAACAACCTGCCGCAGTCCACGTCCGTGCACTGGCACGGACTGGCCATGCGTAACGACATGGACGGCGTCCCCGGCCTCACCCAGAGCCCCGTCAAGGCCGGCGCCTCCTTCGACTACCGCTTCACGGTCCCGGACCCCGGGACGTACTGGTTCCATCCGCACTCGGGCGTCCAGCAGGACCGCGGGCTGTACGCCCCGCTGATCGTGGAGGACCCGAAGGAGCCCCTGAAGTACGACAGGGAGTGGGTCGTCATCCTGGACGACTGGGTCGACGGCATCGACGGCTCCACTCCGGACGGGGTCCTGGCGGAGCTGAGCGGTGGCATGGCCGACCACGCGGGCCATGCCGCTGCGTCCCCGACCGGGACGGTGAACGGGCCGTCCAGGGTGCTGATGGGCGCGACCAGCCCGCTGCTCGGCGGCGACGCGGGCGATGTCGCGTACCCGTACTACCTGGTCAACGGGCGCACGGCGGAAGCCCCTTCGGTCTTCGACGCCAAGCCGGGCGACCGGATCCGGCTGCGCATCATCAACGCCGGCGGGGACACGGCGTTCCGGGTCGCGCTCGGCGGCCATCAGCTGACGGTGACGCACACCGACGGCTTCCCGGTCCAGCATGCTCGGGCGGACGCGCTGCTGCTCGGCATGGGCGAACGGTACGACGTGCTGGTCACCGCGGGCGACGGCGTCTTCCCGCTCACGGCGGTCGCCGAGGGCAAGGAGGCGAAGGACAGGAAGGCGGCCGCGATGGCGCTGCTCCGCACGGGCGGCGGCACGGCGCCCACCGCGTCCGTACGGCCGAAGGAGCTCGCCGGGAAGCTGCTGACCGCCGACCGGCTCAAGGCGGCCGAGTCCGTGGCGCTTCCCGCGCGCAAGCCGGACCGCACGATCGAACTGCGACTGACGGGCAATATGGAGCAGTACAACTGGGCCTTCGACTCCGTGCCGTACACGCCCGATCAGCGCCACCCGGTCAGGGCGGGCGAGCGGGTCCGGCTGGTCTTCTCCAACAACACGAAGATGTGGCATCCGATCCACCTCCACGGCCACAGCTTCGCCCTCGGAGCTGACGCGGGCGGCGCCCGCAAGGACACCGCGAGCCTGCTGCCGCGCGGCAGGCTGACGGTGGACTTCGACGCCGACAATCCGGGCTTGTGGATGGTCCACTGCCACAACGTCTACCACTCGGAGGCCGGAATGATGACGGTGCTGGGGTACCAGAAGTAG
- a CDS encoding NAD+ synthase yields the protein MPQLRLALNQIDSTVGDLAGNAEAIVHWTRHSAEQGAHLVAFPEMVLTGYPVEDLALRSSFVEASRAALRALAARLDAEGFGELPVIVGYLDRSERAQPRYGQPAGSPQNAAAVLHRGEVVLTFAKHHLPNYGVFDEFRYFVPGDTMPVIRVHGVDVALAICEDLWQDGGRVPAAHSANAGLLVSINASPYEREKDDTRLELVRKRAQEAGCTTAYLAMIGGQDELVFDGDSIVVGADGEVVARAPQFAEGSVVLDLHLPAAGDIPSGVVDDGLRIEHVVISEEPLPSYEAELAGGYADRLDDDEEVYSALVVGLRAYAAKNGFRSVLIGLSGGIDSALVAAIACDALGAQNVYGISMPSKYSSDHSKGDAAELARRTGLNFRTVPIEPMFDAYMSSLGLTGLAEENLQSRLRGTMLMALSNQEGHIVLAPGNKSELAVGYSTLYGDSVGAYGPIKDVYKTTVFRLAKWRNRAAEQRGQTLPIPEASITKPPSAELRPGQVDTDSLPDYDVLDRILELYVDRDQGKDAIVAAGFGEELVAKTLRMVDTAEYKRRQYPPGTKISAKGFGKDRRLPITNRWRETTH from the coding sequence GTGCCTCAACTACGCCTCGCTCTGAATCAGATCGACTCGACCGTCGGCGATCTCGCCGGCAACGCCGAGGCGATCGTGCACTGGACCCGGCACTCCGCCGAGCAGGGGGCGCATCTCGTCGCCTTCCCCGAGATGGTGCTGACCGGCTATCCCGTCGAGGACCTGGCGCTGCGGTCGTCCTTCGTGGAAGCGTCCCGGGCCGCCCTGCGCGCGCTCGCCGCACGCCTCGACGCCGAGGGCTTCGGCGAGCTGCCGGTCATCGTCGGCTACCTCGACCGCTCCGAGCGGGCCCAGCCCCGCTACGGGCAGCCCGCCGGGTCACCGCAGAACGCCGCCGCCGTGCTGCACCGCGGCGAGGTGGTGCTGACCTTCGCCAAGCACCATCTGCCCAACTACGGCGTCTTCGACGAGTTCCGCTACTTCGTACCGGGCGACACCATGCCGGTGATCCGCGTGCACGGCGTCGATGTCGCGCTCGCGATCTGCGAGGACCTCTGGCAGGACGGCGGCCGCGTGCCCGCGGCCCACAGCGCGAATGCCGGGCTGCTGGTCTCCATCAACGCCTCGCCGTACGAGCGCGAGAAGGACGACACCCGCCTGGAGCTGGTGCGCAAGCGCGCCCAGGAGGCCGGCTGCACCACCGCCTACCTCGCCATGATCGGCGGGCAGGACGAGCTGGTCTTCGACGGCGACTCGATCGTCGTCGGCGCCGACGGCGAAGTCGTCGCGCGCGCCCCGCAGTTCGCCGAGGGCAGCGTCGTCCTGGATCTGCACCTCCCCGCGGCCGGTGACATCCCCTCCGGCGTGGTCGACGACGGGCTGCGCATCGAGCACGTCGTCATCTCCGAGGAGCCGCTGCCCTCGTACGAGGCCGAGCTGGCCGGCGGCTACGCCGACCGTCTCGACGACGACGAGGAGGTCTACTCCGCGCTGGTCGTGGGCCTGCGCGCGTACGCCGCCAAGAACGGCTTCCGGTCCGTGCTGATCGGACTCTCCGGCGGTATCGACTCCGCCCTGGTCGCGGCGATCGCCTGCGACGCGCTCGGCGCGCAGAACGTGTACGGCATCTCCATGCCCTCGAAGTACTCGTCGGACCACTCCAAGGGCGACGCGGCCGAGCTGGCCCGCCGTACCGGGCTCAACTTCCGCACCGTACCGATCGAGCCGATGTTCGACGCGTACATGAGCTCGCTCGGGCTGACCGGGCTGGCCGAGGAGAATCTGCAGTCGCGGCTGCGCGGCACGATGCTGATGGCGCTCTCCAACCAGGAGGGCCACATCGTGCTCGCGCCGGGCAACAAGTCCGAGCTGGCGGTGGGGTATTCGACGCTGTACGGCGACTCGGTCGGCGCGTACGGGCCGATCAAGGACGTCTACAAGACGACGGTCTTCCGGCTCGCGAAGTGGCGCAACCGGGCGGCGGAGCAGCGCGGCCAGACCCTGCCGATCCCGGAGGCCTCCATCACCAAGCCGCCGAGCGCGGAGCTGCGCCCCGGCCAGGTCGACACCGACTCGCTGCCGGACTACGACGTACTGGACCGGATCCTGGAGCTGTACGTCGACCGGGACCAGGGCAAGGACGCGATCGTCGCGGCCGGCTTCGGCGAGGAGCTGGTGGCGAAGACACTGCGGATGGTGGACACGGCGGAGTACAAGCGGCGCCAGTACCCGCCGGGCACCAAGATCTCGGCAAAGGGCTTCGGCAAGGACCGGCGGCTGCCGATCACGAACCGCTGGCGCGAGACGACGCACTGA
- a CDS encoding endonuclease/exonuclease/phosphatase family protein: MLDRWSGDPGIWKRGLVLAGFAVLIALLMIFHAQIPNRIGNLGSLTETFLPWLGVFVPVILVVALVRRSATALIALLVPLIVWLNLFGGLLTGKSGASGGNLTVATHNVNADNPDPQGTAKQVAASGADVLALQELPGGQVSTYEEALAGTYKYHSVQGTVGLWSKYPMSDTRAVDIRLGWTRAMRSTVTTPAGEVAVFNAHMPSVRVKLNAGFTANQRDNSADALGEAIAREPIRRTVLLGDLNGTMNDRSLNAVTSQMRSTQGAAGDGFGFSWPAGFPMARIDQIMVKGVEPVSSWTLPRTDSDHLPIAARIKM, translated from the coding sequence CTGCTCGACCGCTGGAGCGGCGACCCCGGCATCTGGAAGCGCGGCCTCGTGCTCGCGGGCTTCGCCGTGCTGATCGCCCTGCTGATGATCTTCCACGCGCAGATCCCGAACCGCATCGGCAACCTGGGCAGCCTCACGGAGACCTTCCTGCCCTGGCTCGGGGTATTCGTTCCGGTGATCCTCGTCGTCGCGCTGGTGCGGCGCTCGGCCACCGCGCTGATCGCCCTGCTGGTGCCGCTGATCGTGTGGCTCAATCTCTTCGGCGGGCTGCTCACCGGCAAGTCGGGCGCGAGCGGCGGCAATCTGACGGTCGCCACGCACAACGTCAACGCGGACAACCCGGACCCGCAGGGCACGGCCAAACAGGTCGCCGCCTCGGGAGCGGACGTACTGGCGCTGCAGGAGCTGCCGGGCGGCCAAGTCTCCACGTACGAGGAGGCCTTGGCCGGGACGTACAAGTACCACTCGGTGCAGGGCACGGTCGGGCTGTGGAGCAAGTACCCGATGAGCGACACCCGCGCCGTGGACATCCGGCTGGGCTGGACCCGTGCGATGCGCTCCACGGTGACGACGCCCGCGGGCGAGGTCGCGGTGTTCAACGCCCATATGCCGTCCGTACGGGTCAAGCTCAACGCCGGCTTCACCGCCAACCAGCGCGACAACAGCGCGGACGCGCTGGGCGAGGCGATCGCCCGCGAACCGATCCGCAGGACGGTGCTGCTCGGTGACCTCAACGGCACGATGAACGACCGCTCGCTGAACGCCGTCACCTCCCAGATGCGCTCCACGCAGGGGGCGGCGGGCGACGGCTTCGGCTTCAGCTGGCCGGCGGGGTTCCCGATGGCGCGGATCGACCAGATCATGGTGAAGGGTGTCGAGCCGGTGTCGTCGTGGACGCTGCCGCGGACGGACAGCGACCACCTGCCGATCGCGGCGCGCATCAAGATGTGA
- a CDS encoding TetR/AcrR family transcriptional regulator: MGASGAKSSSPAQRRGRPRSEAVERSIVEAVVRLFEEGLPLSELSIERIARTAGVGKATIYRRWKGKEALLVDVVRSMEPVDPPLPGTSVRDDLVAMIEMLRQRGLAKRSSALLHNVFAQMHGYPELWDMYHRTSVLPRRQLMDEVLRRGIENGEIRADIDFDLLGDLFVGPMLVRTVLRPDGTPGEGSAEQIVDAVLAGVRAPR, from the coding sequence ATTGGCGCCTCCGGTGCGAAATCCTCCTCGCCCGCGCAGCGGCGCGGGCGGCCCCGCAGTGAAGCCGTCGAGCGCTCGATCGTCGAGGCCGTGGTGCGCCTCTTCGAGGAGGGCCTGCCGCTCTCGGAGCTCTCCATCGAACGCATCGCCCGCACGGCAGGCGTCGGCAAGGCCACCATCTACCGCCGCTGGAAGGGCAAGGAAGCCCTCCTCGTCGACGTCGTCCGCTCCATGGAGCCGGTGGACCCGCCGCTGCCCGGCACGTCGGTCCGCGACGATCTGGTCGCGATGATCGAGATGCTGCGCCAACGCGGCCTCGCCAAACGCTCCTCCGCCCTGCTGCACAACGTCTTCGCGCAGATGCACGGTTACCCCGAGCTGTGGGACATGTACCACCGCACCTCGGTCCTCCCGCGCCGGCAGCTGATGGACGAAGTGCTGCGGCGGGGGATCGAAAACGGTGAGATCCGGGCGGACATCGACTTCGATCTGCTCGGCGACCTCTTCGTCGGCCCGATGCTCGTACGGACCGTGCTGCGGCCGGACGGCACGCCGGGGGAGGGCAGCGCGGAGCAGATCGTCGACGCGGTGCTGGCGGGCGTACGCGCGCCGCGCTGA
- a CDS encoding MFS transporter: MSTPSGAAAVPRISEAVHRRRWAILVVLMFSLLIVVLDNSILNVAVKTIATPEPVGIGATQSELEWAINSYTLVFAGLLFTAGLLGDRIGRKKVLLFGILVFGVGSALAAMSGSPTELIAYRAVMGFGAAFVMPATLAVLMNVFERDEQPKAIGIWVGGVGLAIAIGPVTGGILLEHFWWGSIFLVNVPIVIIALIAMILLVPDSKDPNPGRIDPLGVVLSVVGLVLLVYGIIRGGELSDFTAASVLLPLLGGLVVLVAFVLHEKRSSHPAIDIAYFKKPAFSAAVAAIALVFFALMGVTFFAAFYLQSVRGYSALEAGLLIVPLAVAQMVFAPRARLVVDRFGARAVCTAGMLLIAAGLSAFAFFDASTPVWVLEVVFFAQGAGMAHIMPPVTVAVMQALPREKAGSGSAVTNTFRQVGGALGVAVLGSLLSTQYRSRIEGHLEVLPSGAREAAGESIEATLGVAEKLGPAGKALIGPAHEAFLHAMHLTALSAAAVALIGAVVVALFLPGRPKAEQEDGSERVVTGAGR, translated from the coding sequence ATGTCGACTCCGTCCGGCGCAGCTGCCGTACCGCGCATATCCGAAGCCGTCCACCGCCGTCGCTGGGCGATCCTCGTCGTTCTGATGTTCAGCCTGCTCATCGTCGTGCTGGACAACTCGATCCTGAATGTCGCGGTCAAGACGATCGCCACCCCGGAGCCCGTCGGTATCGGCGCCACGCAGAGCGAGCTGGAGTGGGCGATCAACTCCTACACGCTCGTCTTCGCCGGACTCCTCTTCACGGCGGGCCTGCTCGGCGACCGCATCGGCCGCAAGAAGGTGCTGCTCTTCGGCATCCTCGTCTTCGGAGTCGGCTCGGCCCTCGCCGCGATGTCGGGATCGCCCACCGAACTCATCGCCTACCGCGCGGTGATGGGCTTCGGCGCGGCCTTTGTGATGCCCGCCACCCTCGCCGTACTGATGAATGTCTTCGAGCGTGACGAGCAGCCCAAGGCGATCGGCATCTGGGTGGGCGGTGTGGGCCTCGCCATCGCCATCGGCCCGGTCACCGGCGGAATCCTGCTCGAGCACTTCTGGTGGGGCTCGATCTTCCTGGTCAACGTCCCGATCGTGATCATTGCGCTGATCGCGATGATCCTGCTGGTCCCGGACTCCAAGGACCCGAACCCCGGCCGTATCGACCCCCTCGGCGTGGTGCTCTCCGTCGTCGGCCTGGTCCTGCTGGTGTACGGAATCATCCGCGGCGGTGAGCTCTCCGACTTCACCGCGGCCTCCGTGCTGCTCCCGCTGCTCGGGGGTCTCGTCGTGCTCGTCGCCTTTGTCCTGCACGAGAAGCGCAGCAGCCATCCGGCCATCGACATCGCGTACTTCAAGAAGCCGGCCTTCTCCGCGGCCGTCGCCGCCATCGCGCTGGTCTTCTTCGCGCTGATGGGCGTGACCTTCTTCGCCGCCTTCTATCTGCAGAGCGTGCGCGGTTACAGCGCGCTGGAGGCCGGACTGCTCATCGTGCCGCTGGCCGTGGCCCAGATGGTCTTCGCGCCGCGCGCCCGGCTGGTCGTGGACCGCTTCGGGGCCCGTGCGGTCTGCACGGCCGGCATGCTCTTGATCGCGGCCGGGCTCTCGGCCTTCGCGTTCTTCGACGCCTCCACCCCGGTATGGGTGCTCGAAGTGGTCTTCTTCGCCCAGGGCGCCGGAATGGCGCACATCATGCCGCCGGTGACCGTGGCCGTGATGCAGGCGCTGCCCCGCGAGAAGGCCGGTTCCGGCTCCGCGGTCACCAACACCTTCCGCCAGGTCGGCGGGGCGCTGGGCGTCGCCGTACTCGGCTCGCTGCTGTCCACGCAGTACCGCAGCCGGATCGAGGGGCACCTCGAGGTGCTCCCGAGCGGCGCCCGGGAGGCTGCGGGCGAGTCGATCGAGGCGACGCTCGGCGTCGCGGAGAAGCTCGGCCCCGCGGGCAAGGCCCTGATCGGCCCGGCGCACGAGGCGTTCCTGCACGCCATGCATCTGACGGCGCTCAGCGCGGCGGCGGTTGCGCTGATCGGCGCGGTGGTGGTCGCGCTCTTCCTGCCGGGCCGGCCGAAGGCGGAACAGGAGGACGGGAGCGAGCGGGTGGTGACCGGCGCCGGGCGCTGA
- the panB gene encoding 3-methyl-2-oxobutanoate hydroxymethyltransferase, whose product MTLQAAQKPTDSSKALYGGKGTRRITVHDIAAAKERGEKWPMLTAYDAMTASVFDEAGIPVMLVGDSMGNTHLGYETTVPVTMDEMTLLSAAVVRGTKRALVVGDLPFGSYQEGPVQALRNATRLVKEAGVGAVKLEGGERSLAQTELLVQAGIPVMSHLGLTPQSVNTMGYRVQGRGDEAAHRLMNDAKAAQDAGAFALVLELVPAEVAAEVTRSLHIPTIGIGAGPDTDAQVLVWTDMAGLTGGKVPRFTKQYANLRQTLGDAAREFAQDVVGGAFPQEEHTFH is encoded by the coding sequence ATGACGCTTCAGGCTGCCCAGAAGCCCACCGACAGCAGCAAGGCGCTGTACGGCGGCAAGGGCACTCGCCGTATCACCGTGCACGACATCGCCGCCGCCAAGGAGCGCGGCGAGAAGTGGCCCATGCTGACCGCCTACGACGCGATGACCGCGTCCGTCTTCGACGAGGCCGGTATCCCGGTCATGCTCGTCGGCGACTCCATGGGCAACACCCATCTGGGCTACGAGACCACCGTTCCCGTCACGATGGACGAGATGACGCTGCTGTCCGCCGCCGTCGTACGGGGCACCAAGCGCGCCCTCGTCGTCGGCGACCTCCCCTTCGGCTCGTACCAGGAAGGGCCCGTCCAGGCCCTGCGCAACGCCACCCGGCTGGTCAAGGAGGCGGGTGTCGGCGCGGTCAAGCTGGAGGGCGGCGAGCGCTCACTGGCCCAGACCGAGCTGCTGGTCCAGGCCGGCATCCCGGTCATGTCGCACCTGGGTCTGACCCCGCAGTCCGTCAACACCATGGGCTACCGGGTGCAGGGCCGCGGCGACGAGGCCGCGCACCGGCTGATGAACGACGCGAAGGCGGCACAGGATGCCGGCGCGTTCGCGCTCGTCCTGGAGCTCGTACCGGCCGAGGTCGCCGCCGAGGTCACCCGCAGCCTCCACATCCCGACCATCGGCATCGGCGCCGGCCCCGACACGGACGCACAGGTCCTCGTCTGGACCGACATGGCCGGTCTGACGGGCGGGAAGGTGCCGCGCTTCACCAAGCAGTACGCCAATCTCCGCCAGACGCTCGGCGACGCGGCCCGCGAGTTCGCCCAGGACGTCGTCGGCGGCGCGTTCCCGCAGGAGGAGCACACCTTCCACTGA
- a CDS encoding cupin domain-containing protein — protein sequence MTGIVSRNFDAADETRPFEDGKGKVALLTTDQGLVGRAVFEPGWQWSKHVKPIAGTESCQAAHVGYVISGQMKIVMDDGDSVDTGPGDFISVAPGHDAWVVGDEPCVVLDWAGFGDYAKPA from the coding sequence ATGACCGGAATCGTTTCCAGGAACTTCGACGCGGCCGACGAGACCCGGCCCTTCGAGGACGGCAAGGGGAAGGTCGCCCTTCTCACCACCGACCAGGGCCTGGTGGGCAGGGCCGTGTTCGAGCCGGGCTGGCAGTGGTCCAAGCACGTCAAGCCCATTGCGGGCACCGAGAGTTGTCAGGCCGCTCACGTCGGGTACGTCATCAGCGGGCAGATGAAGATCGTCATGGACGACGGCGATTCCGTGGACACGGGACCCGGCGACTTCATCTCCGTCGCGCCCGGGCATGACGCGTGGGTGGTGGGGGACGAGCCGTGCGTCGTGCTCGACTGGGCCGGTTTCGGGGACTACGCCAAGCCCGCGTAG
- a CDS encoding ATP-binding cassette domain-containing protein, whose protein sequence is MTRIDKNAVEVRGLVKHYGETKALDGVDLDVREGTVLGVLGPNGAGKTTLVRCLSTLVAPDAGHATVAGFDVVKQPRQLRRTIGLTGQYASVDEKLSGWENLYMIGRLLDLSRKDARRRSDELLERFSLTEAAKRPTMQYSGGMRRRLDLAASMVGQPAVLYLDEPTTGLDPRTRNEVWDEVQRMVAEGATVLLTTQYMEEAEQLASELTVIDRGRVIASGKVDELKARVGGRTLQIRPSDPAQLPAMARALGESGLDGIAGATVVPDDGLLYVPILSDEQLTAVVGLLGSRGFGIAHIGTHLPSLDEVFLAITGEKTPVSGTISEEVAA, encoded by the coding sequence ATGACGCGAATCGACAAGAACGCCGTCGAGGTACGAGGCCTCGTAAAGCATTACGGCGAGACGAAGGCGCTGGACGGGGTGGACCTGGACGTGCGCGAGGGCACGGTCCTCGGTGTCCTCGGCCCGAACGGCGCCGGCAAGACCACGCTCGTACGCTGCCTCTCCACCCTCGTCGCCCCGGACGCCGGCCACGCCACGGTCGCCGGCTTCGACGTGGTGAAGCAGCCCAGGCAGCTGCGCCGCACCATCGGGCTAACCGGCCAGTACGCCTCGGTCGACGAGAAGCTCTCCGGCTGGGAGAACCTCTACATGATCGGGCGGCTGCTCGACCTCTCCCGCAAGGACGCCCGCCGCCGGTCCGACGAGCTGCTGGAGCGCTTCTCGCTCACCGAGGCCGCCAAGCGGCCCACGATGCAGTACTCCGGCGGTATGCGGCGCCGGCTCGACCTGGCCGCATCGATGGTCGGGCAGCCGGCCGTGCTGTATCTGGACGAGCCCACGACGGGCCTCGACCCCCGTACCCGTAACGAGGTCTGGGACGAGGTGCAGCGGATGGTCGCGGAGGGGGCGACCGTACTGCTCACCACCCAGTACATGGAGGAGGCCGAGCAGCTCGCGAGCGAGCTCACGGTCATCGACCGCGGACGGGTCATCGCCAGCGGCAAGGTGGACGAGCTCAAGGCCAGGGTCGGCGGCCGCACCCTGCAGATCCGGCCGAGCGACCCGGCGCAGCTGCCCGCGATGGCGCGGGCGCTGGGCGAGTCCGGACTCGACGGCATCGCCGGTGCGACGGTCGTCCCCGACGATGGCCTGCTCTACGTGCCGATCCTCAGTGACGAGCAACTGACCGCCGTGGTCGGCCTGTTGGGCTCGCGCGGCTTCGGTATCGCGCACATCGGCACCCATCTGCCCAGCCTGGACGAAGTGTTCCTGGCGATCACCGGCGAGAAGACACCCGTGTCCGGCACGATTTCCGAGGAGGTCGCCGCATGA